Proteins encoded together in one Streptomyces umbrinus window:
- a CDS encoding glycoside hydrolase family 27 protein, with protein MTSHPQVRTPAASRLTRRATAVAIATVLAVTAAPVATAQTGPDRGAADQGAPEYYDSGLAPQPYMGWNTYYGLGAPTEQAVRSVADKLVSSGLRDSGYDIVWLDGGWQADNPRDAKGRLAAHPDRFPSGIPALVSYLHKRGLKAGIYTDAGAYDGGKTCGLGSRGHYEEDARQFAGWKIDAVKVDFLCGIGAKLDPGPAFKEFSDAVAKSGRKMLLNLCNPLTDDWGLPHTPEQDAHNSYVYAPTIADSWRTGTDIAWGTPSPGQWPNVLRNMDANAWHPEAQGPGHYNDPDYLIPMRRMSDGSLELTQEESITQLVMWAEMGSPLVIGSDPRTLSDSMIETLRNPEIIAVDQDPLAIQGVRVASDSVGDVYSKVLTGDGRRAVVLLNRSDRPVERTVKFSDVGLGGGVKVRDLRARADRGTHTGSYTVEVPAHGTAFLKLTGADALPGTSLGQKATASPAVVRDGDTLTTFLRGPNGSLVQHTATADGNGRVRPRDLGGPTKGRILGQPAAYASAGGRIDVFVRGTDSRVYRRVFADGRWGTWQNLGGRVTDAPSVAFTGPGHWTLFATGSDGQVVQRGPSPGWSSLGAPGGRAVYGRPSAAVDAQGRVHVAVRSAADDVWTRSREASGEWSPWTSLGGTVGGSPTLVAVGDAVVLYARASDYTLWQQRYENGGWQGWTKRQEFPSAAFEGALGAVAGPGGTVDAVFRGVDGYVHRTQFK; from the coding sequence GTGACTTCACACCCGCAGGTCCGCACACCCGCGGCGTCCAGACTGACGCGCCGTGCCACGGCGGTCGCGATCGCAACCGTGCTGGCGGTGACCGCCGCCCCGGTGGCTACGGCGCAGACCGGCCCCGATCGGGGCGCCGCCGACCAGGGCGCGCCCGAGTACTACGACAGTGGTCTCGCGCCCCAGCCCTACATGGGCTGGAACACCTACTACGGGCTCGGCGCACCCACCGAACAGGCGGTGCGTTCCGTCGCGGACAAGCTGGTCAGCAGTGGTCTGCGCGACAGCGGCTACGACATCGTGTGGCTGGACGGAGGCTGGCAGGCCGACAACCCACGGGACGCGAAGGGGCGGTTGGCCGCCCATCCGGACCGCTTTCCCTCCGGCATCCCGGCGTTGGTCTCCTACTTGCACAAACGCGGCCTGAAGGCGGGCATCTACACCGACGCCGGCGCCTACGACGGCGGCAAGACCTGCGGTCTCGGCAGCAGGGGCCACTACGAGGAGGATGCCCGGCAGTTCGCAGGCTGGAAGATCGACGCGGTCAAGGTCGACTTCCTGTGCGGCATCGGCGCCAAGCTCGATCCGGGCCCGGCGTTCAAGGAGTTCAGCGACGCGGTGGCCAAGTCCGGCCGCAAGATGCTGCTCAACCTCTGCAACCCGCTCACCGACGACTGGGGCCTGCCGCACACACCCGAGCAGGACGCGCACAACTCGTACGTCTACGCCCCTACGATCGCCGACTCCTGGCGCACCGGAACGGACATCGCCTGGGGCACCCCGAGCCCCGGACAGTGGCCCAACGTGCTGCGCAACATGGACGCGAACGCCTGGCACCCCGAGGCGCAGGGGCCCGGCCACTACAACGACCCGGACTACCTCATCCCCATGCGGCGCATGAGCGACGGATCCCTGGAACTGACGCAGGAGGAGTCCATCACGCAGCTCGTGATGTGGGCCGAGATGGGCTCGCCGCTGGTCATCGGGTCCGATCCGCGCACCCTGTCGGACTCGATGATCGAGACGCTGCGCAACCCGGAGATCATCGCCGTCGACCAGGACCCCCTCGCCATTCAGGGCGTACGGGTGGCCAGTGACTCCGTCGGCGACGTCTACAGCAAGGTCCTCACAGGTGACGGCAGGCGCGCGGTCGTGCTGCTCAACCGCTCCGACAGGCCGGTCGAGCGCACGGTGAAGTTCTCCGACGTCGGGCTCGGCGGCGGAGTGAAGGTGCGTGACCTGCGGGCCAGGGCGGACCGGGGTACCCACACCGGCTCGTACACGGTCGAGGTCCCCGCACACGGGACCGCGTTCCTGAAGCTGACCGGCGCCGACGCCCTGCCCGGCACCAGCCTGGGTCAGAAGGCCACGGCGAGCCCGGCTGTGGTGCGCGACGGCGACACACTCACGACGTTCCTGCGCGGACCGAACGGCTCCCTCGTCCAGCACACGGCCACCGCCGACGGCAACGGCAGGGTCCGGCCGCGGGATCTCGGCGGTCCCACGAAGGGCAGGATCCTCGGCCAGCCCGCCGCGTACGCCTCGGCCGGCGGCCGGATCGACGTCTTCGTGCGCGGCACCGACTCGCGGGTGTACCGGCGGGTCTTCGCCGACGGCCGCTGGGGCACCTGGCAGAACCTGGGCGGCCGGGTGACCGACGCGCCCTCGGTGGCGTTCACCGGCCCCGGGCACTGGACGCTGTTCGCCACCGGCTCCGACGGACAGGTCGTGCAGCGCGGCCCGTCGCCCGGCTGGTCCTCGCTCGGCGCACCCGGTGGCCGGGCGGTGTACGGGCGGCCGTCCGCCGCCGTCGACGCACAGGGGCGGGTCCACGTGGCCGTGCGCTCCGCGGCGGACGACGTGTGGACGCGGTCCAGGGAGGCGTCGGGGGAGTGGTCGCCGTGGACGTCGCTCGGCGGGACCGTCGGCGGCAGCCCGACACTCGTCGCCGTGGGAGACGCCGTGGTGCTGTACGCGCGGGCCTCCGACTACACGCTCTGGCAGCAGCGGTACGAGAACGGCGGCTGGCAGGGCTGGACCAAGCGGCAGGAGTTCCCCAGTGCGGCCTTCGAGGGCGCGCTCGGAGCGGTGGCCGGGCCGGGCGGCACGGTCGATGCGGTGTTCCGCGGAGTCGACGGCTACGTGCACCGGACCCAGTTCAAATAA
- a CDS encoding discoidin domain-containing protein, translated as MTDQSSSPRLSRRSLVTTGSTLLAGFGLGSLLPAPTAAAAGIDAPAAPFSPRELALYRPVTVSSTAYAPTPGSFVVDRLASPGVRGSGWRAAAGDPQWISIDLQAACDVTWIRLTFEGDASDPVFTPPITGNPASGTTGKEIQSSYSVEYVVETSTDRESWTSVYRTTAGTGGVVNIQLPRPVIARWVRMTSRKRSNPNPLGLNGFEVYGSPKGHRPSATGWTDWGKHSGPAPKLVVADDGTVPVESGWRLTLDDWADADGKELSKTTVDTSGWLPATVPGTVLASLVDQGKLPDPVAGLNNLHVPEALSRHAWWYKRDFELPRGLRTGAGRRIWLEFDGINHKADIWLNGKQVGDLTFPFARSSHDVTKLLSTGDANALAVKITPMPVPGSPGDKGPAGEAWVDAGANQMNLNSPTYLASSGWDWMPAVRDRAAGIWNHVRLRSTGHVVIGDPRVDTLLPKLPDVSVAELTIVVPVRNADTADHKATVSAAFDGVRVSKVVTVPAGESIDVTFTPDAFGQLRLRNPKLWWPNGLGDPVLHDLTLVASDDGAESDRRTTRFGIRQFGYEYEVPLPFTASEDAYTQSVTFDRQQARYVRIKCLTRASVWGNSLWTLAVSDSARPSVDLALHASADASSKDGDDHGPANATDGDPATRWSSSYEDDQWIRVDLGSSQSFDRVDLTWEQAYAKTYVVQVSSNDADWTDVASVDNSAVPLPFNNGNASLQVEGFAARTARYVRIACGVRNTSWGNSLWSLGVIDSAKPGTDLALRQKATASTEESDHPAAHATDGDTGTRWSSQYEDQQWIQVDLGAAKRFDRVAIVWEPAYPKTYVIQVSDDGDTWTDVKSVSNTPDPLKISVNGVRVLARGGNWGWDELLRRMPPERMDAAVRMHRDMNFTMIRNWVGTCDREEFFAACDEHGILVWNDFPNAWAMDPPDHDAFNSIARDTVLRYRIHPSVVIWCGANEGNPPAAIDKGMRQAVEQQAPGILYQNNSAGGIITGGGPYGWVEPEKYFDPSTYGSKDFGFHTEIGMPVVSTAASIRNMTGDEPEWPIRGAWYYHDWSERGNQAPHTYKAAVEARLGETEDLDDFARKAQFVNYENTRAMFEAWNANLWDNASGLMLWMSHPAWHSTVWQTYDYDFDVNGTYYGARTACEPLHVQTDPKGQVLAVNHTRKDLKNATVSARLFDLSGRQLGKTRSTRLDVAPAATAKAFTSAWTDDLPDLHLLRLTLESSDGRALSNNTYWRHRTAAAMRALTKAPQTRVSGTVTRLSRSGARHELTATIRNHGRSVAAMVRLSLLNDKTGHRVLPTLYSDNYLWLLPGESQTVTLSWPARALPSHRPLLKVEAYNSRSATARS; from the coding sequence ATGACAGATCAGTCGAGCTCGCCACGCCTGTCGCGACGCTCCCTCGTCACCACGGGTTCCACCCTGCTGGCGGGGTTCGGACTTGGTTCCCTGTTGCCCGCGCCGACCGCCGCCGCGGCGGGCATCGACGCGCCGGCCGCGCCCTTCTCGCCTCGTGAGCTGGCGCTCTACCGCCCCGTCACGGTCTCTTCGACGGCCTACGCGCCCACCCCGGGCTCGTTCGTGGTCGACCGGCTCGCCTCACCGGGAGTGCGGGGCAGCGGCTGGCGGGCCGCGGCGGGTGACCCGCAGTGGATCTCGATCGATCTGCAGGCCGCCTGCGACGTCACATGGATCCGCCTCACGTTCGAAGGCGACGCGAGTGACCCGGTGTTCACTCCCCCGATCACCGGAAATCCGGCCAGCGGCACCACGGGCAAGGAGATCCAGTCGAGCTACTCGGTCGAGTACGTGGTCGAGACGTCGACCGACCGCGAGTCCTGGACCAGCGTGTACCGCACGACGGCCGGCACCGGCGGAGTGGTGAACATCCAGCTCCCGCGCCCGGTCATCGCGCGCTGGGTGCGGATGACCTCGCGCAAGCGCTCCAACCCCAATCCGCTCGGTCTGAACGGCTTCGAGGTCTACGGCAGCCCCAAGGGGCACCGGCCGTCGGCCACCGGCTGGACGGACTGGGGCAAGCACTCCGGGCCCGCACCCAAGCTGGTGGTGGCAGACGACGGCACGGTCCCGGTGGAGTCCGGCTGGCGGCTGACCCTCGACGACTGGGCCGACGCCGACGGCAAGGAGCTGTCGAAGACGACTGTCGACACCAGCGGTTGGCTGCCTGCCACCGTTCCCGGCACGGTCCTGGCGTCACTGGTGGACCAGGGCAAGCTGCCCGACCCCGTCGCCGGACTGAACAACCTCCATGTGCCCGAGGCCCTGTCGCGGCACGCGTGGTGGTACAAGCGGGACTTCGAGCTGCCGCGCGGTCTGCGCACCGGGGCCGGGCGGCGGATCTGGCTGGAGTTCGACGGCATCAACCACAAGGCCGACATCTGGCTCAACGGCAAGCAGGTGGGCGACCTGACGTTTCCCTTCGCCCGCTCGTCCCACGATGTGACCAAGCTGCTCTCGACCGGCGACGCCAACGCGCTCGCGGTGAAGATCACGCCGATGCCGGTGCCCGGCAGCCCCGGCGACAAGGGCCCCGCCGGCGAGGCCTGGGTGGACGCGGGTGCCAACCAGATGAACCTCAACTCGCCCACCTACCTGGCCTCTTCGGGCTGGGACTGGATGCCCGCGGTACGTGACCGGGCCGCCGGTATCTGGAACCACGTCCGGCTGAGATCCACCGGCCATGTCGTGATCGGCGATCCTCGTGTCGACACCCTGCTGCCGAAGCTGCCCGACGTGTCGGTCGCCGAGCTGACCATCGTCGTTCCGGTCCGCAACGCCGACACCGCCGACCACAAGGCGACGGTCTCCGCTGCCTTCGACGGCGTACGGGTGTCCAAGGTGGTCACCGTGCCCGCGGGCGAGAGCATCGACGTCACGTTCACCCCCGACGCCTTCGGGCAACTGCGGCTGCGCAACCCGAAACTGTGGTGGCCCAACGGGCTCGGTGACCCCGTGCTGCACGATCTCACCCTGGTCGCGTCGGACGACGGCGCCGAGAGCGACCGCCGCACCACCCGGTTCGGCATCCGTCAGTTCGGCTACGAGTACGAGGTGCCGCTGCCGTTCACCGCCTCCGAGGACGCCTACACCCAGTCCGTCACCTTCGACCGGCAGCAGGCCCGCTACGTACGCATCAAGTGCCTGACCAGGGCCTCCGTTTGGGGCAACTCGCTGTGGACGCTGGCCGTGTCCGACAGCGCACGCCCCTCCGTCGACCTCGCCCTGCACGCATCCGCCGACGCGTCGAGCAAGGACGGGGACGACCACGGTCCGGCCAACGCGACGGACGGCGACCCCGCGACCCGCTGGTCCTCGTCCTACGAGGACGACCAGTGGATCCGGGTCGACCTCGGGTCCTCGCAGTCGTTCGACAGGGTCGATCTGACCTGGGAGCAGGCGTACGCGAAAACCTACGTGGTGCAGGTCTCCTCGAACGACGCCGACTGGACCGATGTGGCGTCGGTGGACAACAGCGCGGTGCCGCTGCCCTTCAACAACGGCAACGCCAGCCTGCAGGTCGAGGGCTTCGCTGCGCGCACCGCCCGGTACGTCCGTATCGCCTGCGGGGTGCGCAACACGAGTTGGGGCAACTCCCTTTGGTCCCTCGGCGTCATCGACAGTGCCAAGCCCGGGACCGACCTCGCCCTGCGTCAGAAGGCGACCGCCTCGACCGAGGAGTCCGACCACCCGGCCGCGCATGCCACCGACGGCGACACGGGAACCCGCTGGTCGTCCCAGTACGAGGACCAGCAGTGGATCCAGGTCGACCTGGGCGCCGCGAAGAGGTTCGACCGGGTGGCGATCGTGTGGGAGCCGGCCTACCCGAAGACCTATGTGATCCAGGTGTCCGACGACGGGGACACCTGGACCGATGTGAAGTCCGTGTCCAACACGCCCGACCCGCTGAAGATCAGCGTGAACGGCGTGCGAGTCCTTGCCCGCGGCGGCAACTGGGGCTGGGACGAACTGCTGCGCCGGATGCCGCCGGAGCGGATGGACGCGGCCGTGCGGATGCACCGCGACATGAACTTCACCATGATCCGCAACTGGGTCGGCACCTGCGACCGGGAGGAGTTCTTCGCCGCCTGCGACGAGCACGGGATCCTGGTGTGGAACGACTTCCCCAACGCGTGGGCCATGGACCCGCCGGACCACGACGCCTTCAACTCGATCGCGCGGGACACCGTCCTGCGCTACCGCATCCACCCCAGCGTGGTGATCTGGTGCGGAGCCAACGAGGGCAACCCGCCTGCCGCCATCGACAAGGGAATGCGCCAGGCCGTCGAACAGCAGGCCCCCGGCATCCTCTACCAGAACAACTCGGCCGGCGGCATCATCACCGGCGGCGGCCCCTACGGCTGGGTCGAACCGGAGAAGTACTTCGATCCGTCCACGTACGGCAGCAAGGACTTCGGCTTCCACACCGAGATCGGTATGCCGGTCGTCTCCACCGCGGCCAGCATCCGGAACATGACGGGCGACGAGCCCGAGTGGCCGATCCGCGGCGCGTGGTACTACCACGACTGGAGTGAGCGCGGGAACCAGGCACCGCACACCTACAAGGCAGCCGTCGAAGCCCGCCTCGGGGAGACCGAGGACCTGGACGACTTCGCCCGCAAGGCCCAGTTCGTCAACTACGAGAACACGCGCGCCATGTTCGAGGCGTGGAACGCGAACCTGTGGGACAACGCCAGCGGGCTGATGCTGTGGATGTCCCACCCCGCGTGGCACAGCACGGTCTGGCAGACCTACGACTACGACTTCGACGTCAACGGCACCTACTACGGGGCCCGGACGGCCTGCGAACCGCTGCACGTCCAGACCGACCCGAAGGGGCAGGTCCTGGCCGTCAACCACACGCGCAAGGACCTCAAGAACGCCACCGTCTCGGCGCGGTTGTTCGACCTGTCGGGCCGACAGCTCGGCAAGACCAGGAGCACACGGCTGGACGTTGCGCCGGCCGCCACCGCGAAGGCGTTCACCAGCGCCTGGACCGACGACCTGCCCGACCTCCACCTGCTGCGTCTGACCCTGGAGAGCAGCGACGGCCGCGCGCTGTCCAACAACACCTACTGGCGCCATCGCACCGCGGCCGCCATGCGTGCGTTGACCAAGGCGCCGCAGACCAGGGTGTCCGGAACGGTGACGCGTCTGTCCCGGTCCGGGGCCCGTCACGAACTGACCGCCACCATCCGCAACCACGGTCGGTCCGTCGCCGCCATGGTCCGGCTGTCCCTGCTGAACGACAAGACCGGCCATCGCGTCCTGCCGACGCTCTACAGCGACAACTACCTGTGGCTGCTGCCCGGCGAGTCACAGACCGTCACCCTGTCCTGGCCCGCCCGGGCTCTGCCCTCGCACCGCCCGCTCCTGAAGGTGGAGGCGTACAACAGCCGCTCTGCGACAGCGCGCTCGTAG
- a CDS encoding VOC family protein encodes MACRISELVLDCADPDRLAAFWCEVLGYVELDREDDGSIEIGPPDVGFGGPQPTLVLSPSSDPRRGKLPLHIDVNATDRDQDAELERLLALGARPADVGQTGAENWHTLADPEGNEFCLLHTRLKPL; translated from the coding sequence ATGGCATGCCGCATCAGTGAACTGGTTCTCGACTGCGCAGACCCCGACCGGCTCGCCGCGTTCTGGTGCGAGGTCCTCGGTTACGTCGAACTCGACCGGGAGGACGACGGAAGCATCGAGATCGGGCCGCCCGATGTCGGCTTCGGCGGCCCGCAGCCCACCCTCGTCCTGAGCCCCAGCAGCGACCCGCGGAGAGGGAAGCTCCCACTGCACATCGACGTCAACGCCACCGACCGCGACCAGGACGCCGAGTTGGAGCGGCTGCTCGCTCTCGGCGCCAGGCCCGCCGACGTCGGCCAGACCGGCGCCGAGAACTGGCACACCCTGGCCGACCCGGAAGGCAACGAGTTCTGCCTCCTGCACACCCGGCTCAAGCCCCTCTGA
- a CDS encoding ABC transporter substrate-binding protein encodes MTNHQTSRRRFLAGLGAAGTAALLSGCVTSTSSGKSSSKGAVTLQSNVSAPQAKAAMQDLVAAYAKQGSGRASLNTVASETFRTQLPTYLTSANPPDVYTWYPGSVADAYAKKDLLLDLGEVWSSSPDLKSYSKALNSLCTSSSGKKVFVPATYYWWGMFYRKSNFAKWGVSEPKSWDDFLDLCDKLKSKGVDPIGLGAGGNTAWVASAWFDYLDIRINGAQYHRELLAGKHRFDDPEVRKLFDRWQEVLPYFDPNGDAVPFQDATTALLNGRTGMMLIGTFFADAAPKDALDDIDFFRFPVIDPKIPLAEEAPVDGYFASARTGRREQVVDLMSYLATAESQEIYIKGSSGTVLPCNPKAKDAGTTLVKKGRAHVEGAAEITQFFNRDSSDALQPTADTALTRFLAKPKEIGSILTGWQRDAEKIWNA; translated from the coding sequence ATGACGAACCATCAGACCAGCCGACGCCGGTTCCTCGCAGGACTCGGTGCCGCCGGGACGGCGGCGCTGCTCAGCGGCTGTGTCACCTCCACCTCCTCCGGCAAGAGCTCCTCCAAGGGCGCGGTCACCCTCCAGTCCAACGTGTCCGCACCGCAGGCCAAGGCCGCGATGCAGGACCTCGTCGCCGCGTACGCCAAGCAGGGGTCGGGGCGAGCCAGCCTCAACACGGTCGCCTCGGAGACCTTCCGCACCCAGCTGCCGACCTACCTCACCTCCGCCAACCCGCCGGACGTGTACACCTGGTACCCCGGCTCGGTGGCGGACGCCTACGCGAAGAAGGACCTGCTGCTGGACCTCGGTGAGGTCTGGAGCTCCTCGCCCGACCTCAAGAGCTACTCCAAGGCCCTGAACTCCCTGTGCACATCGAGCTCGGGCAAGAAGGTCTTCGTCCCCGCCACGTATTACTGGTGGGGCATGTTCTACCGGAAGTCCAACTTCGCCAAGTGGGGCGTGAGCGAGCCGAAGAGCTGGGACGACTTCCTCGACCTGTGCGACAAGCTCAAGAGCAAGGGCGTCGACCCGATCGGCCTCGGCGCGGGCGGCAACACCGCCTGGGTGGCCTCGGCCTGGTTCGACTACCTCGACATCCGGATCAACGGCGCCCAGTACCACCGCGAACTCCTCGCCGGAAAGCACCGGTTCGACGACCCCGAGGTGCGCAAGCTCTTCGACCGCTGGCAGGAGGTGCTGCCCTACTTCGACCCGAACGGCGACGCCGTCCCCTTCCAGGACGCCACGACCGCCCTGCTCAACGGCCGCACCGGCATGATGCTCATCGGCACCTTCTTCGCCGATGCCGCCCCCAAGGACGCGCTCGACGACATCGACTTCTTCCGCTTCCCCGTCATCGACCCGAAGATCCCGCTCGCCGAAGAGGCCCCGGTCGACGGCTACTTCGCCAGCGCCCGCACCGGCCGCCGCGAGCAGGTCGTCGACCTGATGAGCTACCTCGCCACCGCCGAGTCCCAGGAGATCTACATCAAGGGCTCGTCGGGCACCGTCCTGCCGTGCAACCCGAAGGCCAAGGACGCCGGCACCACCCTGGTGAAGAAGGGCCGCGCACACGTCGAGGGGGCTGCCGAGATCACCCAGTTCTTCAACCGGGACTCCAGCGACGCCCTCCAGCCCACCGCGGACACCGCACTGACCAGGTTCCTGGCCAAGCCGAAGGAGATCGGCAGCATCCTCACCGGCTGGCAGCGCGACGCCGAGAAGATCTGGAACGCCTGA
- a CDS encoding carbohydrate ABC transporter permease, translated as MAVLTAPDRKSPALPSPRGRRTGGPRRTPPLVLAFVLVPLLAEAVWVFWPALQGFYLALTRWDGVSPPQFVGLDNFREMAHDDVFRSAAGHTVLWLVLFGGLSALLGLAAALLLQQERRGVGFYRAALFLPVVFSLVATALVWQAIYQPDGVLNQLLESVGLGSLRHAWLADQDTALYAVIVPALWRQIGYVMVLYLAGLKGIDPALYEAAKVDGASAWQRLRHVTLPQLRSVNAVVLSVIVIDSLRSFDVVWSLTRGGPYHSSELLSTYMYSTAFQSLRLGYGSALAVVIFVLAFGVICSYLVRAFREAD; from the coding sequence ATGGCAGTCCTGACCGCGCCCGACCGGAAGTCCCCGGCCCTGCCGTCGCCCCGCGGCAGGCGGACCGGGGGCCCCCGCCGTACGCCCCCGCTGGTGCTCGCGTTCGTCCTCGTCCCGCTCCTCGCCGAAGCGGTATGGGTGTTCTGGCCCGCCCTGCAGGGCTTCTACCTCGCCCTCACCCGCTGGGACGGGGTCTCCCCACCACAGTTCGTCGGCCTGGACAACTTCCGGGAGATGGCCCACGACGACGTCTTCCGCAGCGCGGCCGGCCACACCGTCCTGTGGCTCGTACTCTTCGGCGGCCTCTCCGCCCTGCTCGGCCTCGCCGCCGCGCTGCTGCTCCAGCAGGAGCGGCGCGGCGTCGGCTTCTACCGCGCGGCCCTGTTCCTGCCCGTCGTCTTCTCCCTGGTCGCCACCGCCCTCGTATGGCAGGCGATCTACCAGCCCGACGGCGTCCTGAACCAACTCCTGGAATCCGTCGGCCTCGGCAGCCTGCGCCACGCCTGGCTCGCCGACCAGGACACCGCCCTGTACGCGGTCATCGTGCCCGCGCTCTGGCGGCAGATCGGCTACGTCATGGTCCTCTACCTCGCCGGCCTCAAGGGCATCGACCCGGCCCTGTACGAGGCGGCCAAGGTCGACGGCGCAAGCGCCTGGCAACGCCTCCGCCACGTCACCCTGCCCCAACTGCGCAGCGTCAACGCGGTCGTTCTGTCCGTCATCGTCATCGACTCGCTGCGCTCCTTCGACGTCGTGTGGTCGCTGACCCGCGGCGGCCCCTACCACTCGTCCGAGCTGCTGAGCACCTACATGTACTCAACCGCCTTCCAATCCCTGCGACTTGGCTACGGCTCCGCACTCGCCGTTGTCATCTTCGTGCTGGCCTTCGGCGTCATCTGCTCCTATCTCGTCCGCGCGTTCCGGGAGGCCGACTGA
- a CDS encoding carbohydrate ABC transporter permease — protein sequence MSATSTALRRNRAATAGFHLGAGALALLWLLPIALVLVTSLRSFDDIAANGLGSWPQSFTLDNFGQAWNDGGQQRALINSLLVTVPCVLVTLALAAMAAFSLSRYEMPFRRSLLLLMLGGNLLPPQILLIPVSKLSEQMGVFDTLPALIGVQIGFGVGFYVFVLHGFMRSIPAEIQQAAVVDGAGPWQIFWRIILPLTRPALAALSALSFTWIFNDLLWAITVLRSDTKMPITAALIGLQGQYVSMWNVIAAGSVIAAAPTVIVFLRFQRHFVAGLNLGAVK from the coding sequence ATGTCCGCCACGTCCACGGCCCTGCGCCGCAACCGGGCCGCGACCGCCGGATTCCACCTGGGCGCCGGGGCGTTGGCCCTCCTGTGGCTGCTGCCCATCGCCCTGGTCCTGGTGACCAGCCTGCGCTCCTTCGACGACATCGCCGCGAACGGCCTGGGCAGCTGGCCGCAGTCCTTCACCCTCGACAACTTCGGTCAGGCCTGGAACGACGGCGGCCAGCAGCGCGCCCTCATCAACAGCCTCCTGGTCACCGTGCCCTGCGTCCTGGTGACGCTCGCGCTCGCCGCCATGGCCGCCTTCTCGCTCAGCCGCTACGAAATGCCCTTCCGGCGTTCCCTGTTGCTGCTCATGCTCGGCGGCAACCTGCTCCCGCCGCAGATCCTGCTCATCCCGGTCTCCAAGCTCAGCGAGCAGATGGGCGTCTTCGACACGCTGCCCGCGCTGATCGGCGTACAGATCGGCTTCGGTGTCGGCTTCTACGTCTTCGTCCTGCACGGCTTCATGCGTTCCATACCGGCCGAAATCCAGCAGGCGGCGGTCGTCGACGGCGCAGGGCCCTGGCAGATCTTCTGGCGGATCATCCTTCCGCTCACCCGCCCGGCCCTGGCCGCCCTCAGCGCCCTGTCCTTCACCTGGATCTTCAACGACCTGCTCTGGGCGATCACCGTGCTGCGCAGCGACACCAAGATGCCGATCACCGCGGCCCTCATCGGACTTCAGGGACAGTACGTATCGATGTGGAACGTGATCGCCGCCGGCTCCGTCATCGCCGCCGCGCCCACCGTGATCGTGTTCCTGCGGTTCCAGCGGCACTTCGTGGCCGGCCTCAACCTGGGAGCGGTGAAGTGA